AGGACCGCACAGGAGGACGGGATGAGCTACGAGTCGAAGCGCCCGAAGAAATCGAAACTCCGCGAATACGTCGAGATCGTCGTTACGGCCGTTCTTCTCGCGCTGGTCGTCAGGGCGTTCGTCATACAGAGCTACCACATCCCCTCGGAATCGATGGAGGACACGCTGCTCAAGGGGGATTTCCTCTTCGCCAACAAGTTCATCTTCGGCGCCAAGGTGCCGTTCGTCGACTGGCGCCTTCCCGCGGTCCGCGATCCGCGACCCGGAGACATCGTCATCTTCAAGTTTCCCGGGGACGGCAGAACCGACTACATCAAGCGGTGCGTGGCCGTGGCGGGGCAGACGGTCGAGGTCCGGGAGAAGAAGCTCTTCGTCGACGGCGTCGAACAAGACGAGGCGTACGCCAAGTTCATCGAGGGAACGCGCCCGCGGCGGGATTACAAGAAATACACGGTTCCCGAAGGGCATGTCTTCGTGATGGGCGACAACCGGGACAACTCATACGATTCCCGTTTCTGGGGACCGCTCGACATGAAGAACCTCCGCGGCAAGGCGATGTTCCTCTACTTCTCGATCGATTACAACCGGCACTGGGTCCGTTTCGGCAGGATCGGACGCATCATACGGTGACTTTCGAACCTGCGCATCGCGCAAATCCATGTGATAGCGGAAGATGTGGATCGGGCACGGCCGCCGCGATGCGGCGGCGCCACTTGACAATCGGTCGGCGAACCTCTACATTTCATCTGGAAAATCACTCGCTCCAGGAGAGTGCCACGCCATGGCGCCGGTCGTCCTCACAACGTACGAGCTCGAACTGCTCAAGCAGACGGTCGATCTCTACATCGAGACGGGCCGCCCCGTCTCCTCGCGGATGCTCCGGGACGTCTACGGCCTCGGCGTCAGCACGGCCAAGATACGGAAATCCCTGTACGAGCTGGAACGGAAGGGATTCCTGCTGAAGCCGCATGTCTCGGCGGGGCGCGTACCGAGCGATACGGGCTATCGGCTCTACGTCGACGGCCTCGACCGATATGCGCCGCTGACCCGGAAGGTCATCGCCGAGATCAGGCGACGGATCGGCCAGGACTGCTGCGACGTCAAGGACGTTCTCACCCGGACCTCCGTTCTTCTCGGCGACCTCACGAGCTACATGGGGATCATTCTCGGCATCTTCCCGCACGGGAACGTCGTCGAGCATCTCAGGATCGTCCAGCTCGACGGACCGGGAGGGCTCGTCCTGCTCCGGCTCGCCCCCGACAGGGAGCGGCGTCTCTTCGTCCGTTTCTCGAAGCGGCATTCCCCCTGGGTCATCGAGCGGGCGGCGCAGATGATTAACGAGCGCATAGCCGGTTGTTCGCTGGACACGGCGGCACGGCGGATCGCCGACCTCCTCCGCGACAGCGCGGGAGCGGACCGGGAAATCGCCGGGGTCCTCTTCGCCCGCTCGGACGAGCTTTTCGACCAGGCGTTCGATCTCACCTATTCCTTCAAGGGGCTCGAGCGGCCCGAGCACCCGCCCGAGCTGCACGATCCCCAGATTCTCCGCACCCTCGTTCGTCTCATGGGGGAGCGCCGATTCATGATCGACCTCATGCGCAACCGCCTCGCCCACGAGGTGATGGTCACGATCGGCCACGAGAACGGACAGGACGGGCTCGACGATTTCTCCGTCGTCACGCGCCGGTTCCGCACAGGGGAATTCGACGGCCTGATCGGCGTTCTCGGGCCGACCAGGATGAGCTACGCGCACGTGCTCGCGCTTCTCGACCGTCTCCGCGGCGAACTGCATCGCCTTGCGTGAGGGCGTCCACGACACCAGAAAGGATAGAAGCCGTGTCCGACAAAGAGAAACATGAGTGGATCATCGACGGCGAGGGATCACCGGAGGAACGGGACGGCGACGATGCGTTGGCCGGCGATGCGGCCACCGGGGCCTCCGCGGAGAGAGACGGCGACACGACGCCGGCCGGCGGCGGAGGCGACGGCGGAGGAGAGGCGGAACGGACGCATGCGGACGGTTCCCGGGCCGCGGAGAAGGAATCCGGACACGGCCGTGTGAAAAAAGCAGGGCGGGCCGAGCTGCTCGATCTGATCCAGCACAAGAACGAGATGCTCCAGGCCCTCGAGAAGGACGCGAAAGAGATACGCCAGGAGGTTGAGAAGAAAGAAGATAAGCTTCTGAGGATGGCCGCGGAATTCGAAAACTACCGGAAGCGGACCCGCCGGGAATGGGAATTGCATCAGCAACAGGCGAACGCAGGGCTCATCAAGGACATACTGGGTGTGATCGACGATTTCGATCGAGCGCTCGAGGCGGCACCCGACGAGGAGGACACCTTTACAGCGGGTGTCAGGCTGATCTACAACGGCCTTCTCGATGTCCTTCGCCGCACCGGCCTCTCGGAGGTCGAAACGGCCGGCCGGGTGTTCGACCCCCAGTACCACGAGGCGATGGGGGAGACGGCGACGGAAGAGGTCCCGGATGGACACGTCGCCCATGTGATACAGAAGGGTTACCTGTTCTGCGGGGAACTGTTGCGGCCCGCGCGCGTCATCGTCGCGCGGAAGCCGGAAACGGCGTGATCCCCTGAACCCGTTCAGCACGAAGGGGACGATTTCCATGGGCAAGGTCATCGGCATCGATCTCGGCACGACGAATTCCTGCGTGGCGGTCATCGAGGGGAACGAACCGACCATCATCCCCAACGCCGAGGGGCGGCGGACGACGCCGTCGGTCGTTGCGCTCGCGAAGAACAACGAACGGCTTGTCGGCGAACTCGCCAAGCGGCAGGCGATCACCAATCCCGAGGACACGATCCACTCGATCAAGCGCTTCATGGGACGGCGCTTCTCCGAGACGACCGGAGAGATCGGGGGCGTCTCCTACCGCGTGAAGGATGGCAAGAACGACGAGATACTCGTCCAGATAAAGGACAAGAGCTACCGGCCGCAGGAGATCTCGGCGATGATCCTGCGGGCGATCAGGCAGAACGCCGAGGAATATCTCGGCGAGCCGATCGAGCGCGCCGTCATCACCGTCCCCGCCTATTTCAACGACGCCCAGCGGCAGGCGACGAAGGACGCCGGCACGATCGCCGGCCTGGATGTCCTGCGGATCGTCAACGAGCCGACGGCGGCCGCGATGGCCTACGGACTCGACAAGGACGCCGGCGGCAAGATCGCGATCTACGACCTCGGCGGGGGCACCTTCGACATCTCGATACTCGAGATGAGCGGGGGGGTCTACCAGGTGAAGTCGACGAGCGGCGACACGATGCTCGGCGGCGACGATTTCGACCGCGCGATCATGAACTGGATCGTCGAACGGTTCCGGGAAACCGAGAAGAAGGACATCTCCGGCGACAAGATGGCGATGCAGCGGATCCGCGAGGCGGCCGAGAAGGCGAAATGCGAATTGAGCCAGATGCACGAGACGAACATCAATCTCCCGTTCATCTTCGCCGACGACGACGGCCCGCGGCACCTCGATCTCGTCCTCACGAGGTCCGAGATGGAGAAACTGGTTTATCCGCTTATCCAGCGGACCGTCGCTCCCTGCCGGCAGGCGATCGAGGACGCCGGGTTGTCGGTGACGGACATCGACGAGGTCATACTGGTCGGCGGATCGACCCGCGTGCCCGCCGTGAGGCGGTTCGTCAAGGAGTTCTTCCGGCGCGAACCCCACAAGGGCGTCAATCCGGACGAGGTCGTCGCGCTCGGGGCCGCGATCCAGGGCGGAGTCCTTTCCGGGGACGTCGACGAGATCGTCCTTCTCGACGTCACACCGCTCTCGCTCGGTATCGAGACGCTCGGCGGCCTGATGACCCGGCTGATCGAGCGGAACTCGGCCCTTCCGTGCCGCAGGAGCCAGATCTTCTCGACCGCGACGGACAACCAGCCGGCGGTCTCCATCCACGTCCTCCAGGGGGAGCGGGAGATGGCCCGCGACAACCGGACGCTCGCCAGGTTCGATCTCGTCGGCATGCCGCCGGCCCCCCGGGGCGTTCCCCAGATCGAGGTGGCCTTCGACATCGACGAGGACGGTATCGTCCATGTCTCGGCGAAGGATCTCGGCACGGGCAAGGAGCAGAAGATCGAGGTCAAGGTGTCGAGCGGCCTGTCGCGGGACGAGATCGAGCGCATGGTGCAGGAGGCCGAGGACAACGCCGTAGAGGACGACAGGAAGCGCAGCGCCGCGAAGGTGCGAAACGAGGCCGAGGTGCTCGTGTATTCGACCGAGCAGACCCTCGAGGAACACGGCAGCAACATCCCCGACGAGGACCGCGAAACGATCCTCTTGTCGCTCAAAGAGTTGCAGGAGCTCATGCGCGACGAGACGGCCGATCTCGTCGAGATCAGGCGGGCAACCGGGAATCTGTCGGCCGCGGTTTACAAGATCGCCGAACTGATGTATCATTCCTCCTCCATGGGCGAATTCGCCGTGGACGACTGATCGATATCTCAATCCCGAGAGGCGGAAGGACGATGACGCGGGACGGGGCATGGCGAAACGGGATTATTACGAGATTCTCGGCGTAGGCCGGGAAGCCTCGACCGACGAGATCAAGAAGGCATATCGGAAGCTCGCGCTCAAGTACCACCCGGACAAGAATCCAGGCGACAAGGCGGCCGAGGAGAAATTCAAGGAAGCCACCGAAGCCTACGAGGTGCTCCGCGACAAGGAACAGCGGGCGCGCTACGACCAGTTCGGCCATGCCGGCATGGCGGGCGCCGGGCAGCAGTACGGATTCTCGGGCGGGTTCGACATCAGCGACGCGCTCCGGGCCTTCATGCGCGATTTCGGCGGTCTCGGATTCGAGGATTTCCTCGGCGGCATGGGCGGCGGCCGGCGGCGCGGCCAGCGCGTCTTCCGCGGCAAGGATCTGAAGATCACACTCGATCTCGATCTCCGGGAGGTCGCCGGCGGGATCACGAAGAAGATCAAGGTCAAGCGGCTCGTCGCCTGCGAGCGTTGCGGCGGCTCCGGGGCCCGGGACGCCGGGGGGCGGCAGACCTGCCCCACGTGCGGCGGCTCGGGGGAGCAGCGACGCATCGCCCGGTCCCTCTTCGGCCAGGTCGTCAACGTCACCGCATGTCCCACCTGCAACGGCGAGGGCACGGTCATCAAGGATCCCTGCCCGGACTGTCTCGGCGAGGGGCGTGTCCGCAAGGGAAAGAGCGTCGAGGTGAAGATACCGGCAGGCGTCACGACGGGAAACTACCTGACGCTCGAGGGGCTCGGCGACGTCGGTCCCCGGGGCGGCCCGCCGGGAGACCTGGTCGTCTTCATCCAGGAAACCGAGGACGACGTTTTCGAACGGCACGGGTACGACATCCTCTGCGACATGCCGGTGAGCTTCGCGCAGCTCGCCCTCGGGGCGAAGGTGGAGATCCCGACGCTCGACGGCAAGGCGGTCCTCACGATCCCGCCCGGCACGCACTCGCACAAGATCCTTCGACTCAAGGGCAAGGGGATCGGACGGCTCCACGCCCGCGGCAAGGGCGACCAGCTCGTCCGGCTCGTCGCCTGGACCCCCCAGAAGATCGGCGCCGAGGAGCGCAGCGCATTCGAGGAGCTCGACCGGGTCGTCCGGGACAAACCGCCCACATGCGGCCGGCGCATCTACGAACCCTGAACGATCGACGGCCTTCGTGACACGATGAGCAGAACACGACGTTTCTTTCTGCCGGAAGCCCTTCCCGACACCGGTCGCCTCCGTCTCGAAGGCGAGGAGCATCGCCACCTCGCCCGGGTCCTCCGGCTCCGGCCGGGAAGCGAGGTCGCCGTCGTCGACGGCCGTGGAGGCCTCTTCGAGGCCGTCGTCGATCTGATCGACCGGACCGGAACGGAACTGTCCGTGACCCGGTTCGAGCGGGTTCCGGCCCCGCCGGCGGTCGATCTCGCCCTCCCCCTGATCCGGACGTCCCGTCTCGAGATCGCCGTCGAGAAGTGCGCCGAGATCGGCGTGAGATGGATCGTCCCCTACCGTGCCTCGCGTGTCGCCTGGCGGGGAGGGGAAAAGGAGGAAACACGTGTTCGCGAACGAATCGGCAGGAAGCTCGTCGCCGCGCTGAAACAGTCCGGGGGCGCCTGGCTGCCCGGCGTGGCGCCGGTCGCGGACGCGGCGGAGCTTGCCGGGCAGGTCGGCCAATACGGCGCGGCCCTGCTCGCCGGGCCCGGTGGCGTCGCGCCGTCTGAAGCGGTTGCCGGGGGAATCGCCGTCCCGGCGATCGGGATCGTGGGGCCGGAGGGCGGATTCGAACCGGCCGAGGAGACCCTGTTCCGCGAGGCCGGGGCGCTGCGCGTTTCCCTCGGCGACTCGGTGCTGAGAGCCGAGACGGCGGCGATCTGCCTGCTCTTCCTGATGCATTGCGCCTGGCGGTGACCGTTTCGCGGGTCGTTCGGGAGGGCCGCCCGGCGGGCGTTGACACCCGCGACGGCCGGCGATATACTGCCCGGTATCCGTCTTCATTCACGGACAAGGGGGATCTCATGGAAGCGAACGTCATCGCGCACCGGCTCCAGGAGGATCTGAAGGCGGCCGTCAAGGCGCGGGACAAGGCGAGAACCAGCGCCCTGCGGATGCTGATCAGCGCGCTCAAGAACGCGGAGCTCGAGGAACGGGAGGCTCTTTCCGTCGACCAGGAGATCGCGGTTTTGTCGAGTTACGCGCGGCGGTGCCGCGAGTCGATCGCCAGTTTCGAGAAGGGCGGACGGGACGATCTCGTCCTCGAGACGAACACCGAGCTCGCCATCGTCATGGGCTACCTGCCCGAACAGGCCGACGAGGAGGAGATCCGGGCCGAGGCAAAGCGCATCATCGGGGAGATCGGCGCCTCCTCGCCGAAGGACATGGGACGCGTCATGGGGCCGCTGATGAAGAAGTTCAAGGGACGCTCGGACGGGGGCGTCGTCCGGGTGATCGTGGGCGAGCTGCTCTCCGGGGACCGGTAGCGCATGCAAACGGTCGTCGACGTCTCGATCGCGGCCATCGTCGCGATCCTGGCGATCTCGGGAGCCCGGCGTGGATTGATCCGGCAGGTGCTGCAGATCGTCGGGATCGTCGCCGCATTCATCTGCGCCGTCTACTTCGCGCACGTGATCGTTACGTGGATCGAATCGAGGTTCGGCGCGCCGAACGCGATCGCGCGCGTGGCGGCCGCGGTGATCGTGTTCGCCGCCGTCGTCCTCCTCTTCCACCTGCTCGGCGTCCTGCTGCAGAAGATCGCGCGGATATCGATGCTCGGATGGCTCGACCGGACCGGCGGCGCCCTTCTGGGCGCCGTGAAGGGATTGCTGCTGGCGAGCCTTCTTCTCGTCGTCCTGCTCGACCTGCCGCTGCCCCTGCCCGACGATTTCAGGAGCGAGATCGAGGCCGACCCGGTCGTCCAGGTCGTTCATCCGGTGCTGCCGGTGCTCTTCGACGCGGTCATGTCGCGGACGCCGGCGCGGATCGATTTCCGGAAGGCGGTCGGCGGCGGATCCATCGCGCGCCCCGGGCCGCCCACGCGCGGATTGAATCTTCCGGTGACGGCCCGATGACCCACCGGACGGACGTGACGAGATGAAAACACCGCCCGCATTCGATCCGACGGAATTCCGCCACGCCGCGGGGAAACTCGACTTCGGGCAGTTGCTCGAGGTCGTCGCGGCCGGCGCGGTCGCCGAGCGGAGCCGGGACGAGATCTGCAACTCTCTTCCGCTCGATTCCCCCGAGGCGGTCGAACGAAGCCAGGACGGGATCGTCGCCTTCGCCGCGCTCGCCGAGGCGGGCGAGACGGCGCCGATCGGCGGCTGGCGCGATACGAGACCGATTCTCGAGGGAATCGTCGCCCCGGGTACGATCGTCGGGGCCGAGGAGCTCGTTTCCGTGGCGCGGGGGGAGCGCACGGCCGCCGCCGTCGCGGATTTCCTCTCGGCGCACGCGGCCGAGCTTCCCGCGGGCGATGCGTTCGCGCAGCGGTATCGTTTCGAGCGGGAGATCGTTCGCCGTATCGAGCGGGCGATCGGTCCGGATCTCGAGGTGCTCGACGCGGCGAGCCGCGATCTCGCGCGCATCCGGCGCGACACCGTCGCCTTGCGGGCGCGGCTGCGACGCGCCGCGGCCGGAGTCGTCGCCGAGCACGGCCGGGGCAGGGGAGAGGAGTTCGTCACCCTTCGCGGCGACCGGTACGTCCTGGCGCTGCCCCGCGCCGAGGCCGGGCGGGTGAGGGGCATCGTTCACCAGGAGAGCGGCAGCGGCGCCTCCCTGTACATCGAGCCGCTCTCGTTCGTCGAGGAGAACAACCAGGTCGAATCGCTCGTGCAGGAGGAGCGGCGGGAGATCGAGCGTGTGCTCCGCGAGCTGACGTCCCTCGTGAGGGAGGCGAGAACGCAGCTTCTCTTTAACCAGGAGATGCTCGGCACGGTCGATGTCCTCTCGGCGAAAGCCGCCTTCGCCAGGCGATATCGATGCGTGAAGCCGGTCCATTCGGCAAACGGGGAGATGCGGCTGTTCGAGGCGAGGCATCCGCTCCTCGAGCGCGCCTTCTCCCTGGAGGGGGGCGACCGGCGGGTATCGCCGCTCGAGATCGGCTGCGACGCGGCTCTGCGCGTGCTCGTCGTCTCCGGGCCGAACGCGGGCGGAAAGACGGTCGCCTTGAAGACGGTCGGACTCCTCGTGCTCATGGACCGCGCCGGGTTGCCACTCCCATGTCGCGAGGGCTCGATCTTGCCGTGGTACCGCGACCTCTTCGTCGATATCGGGGACGACCAGTCGATCGAGATGTCCCTGAGCACCTTCTCCTCCCGGATCGGGAGGATGAAGCGGATCCTCGAGCTGGCGGACCGCGACGATCTCGTTCTCGTCGACGAGATCGGCGACGGAACGGATCCGGAGGAGGGGGGGGCCATCGCCGAGGCGATGCTCGAACGCCTCGCCGACGCCGCGGGGCGCACGATCGTCACGACCCACCTCGGGCGCCTGAAGGGGTGGGCGCACGAGACCGGCGGCGCGGCGAACGCCTCGCTCGAATTCGACGACAAGCGCCTCGAGCCGCTCTTCAGGTTCCGCATGGGCGTGCCCGGACGCTCGTGGGGCATCGAGATGGCCGGCAGGATGGGGCTGCCCGTCGATGTCATCGAATCGGCGAAGAAAAGGATGTCCGAGGAGAATCTCAGGCTCGAGGAGCTGCTGGCCGACCTCGAGCGCATGGAGCGCGTGATCGGCGAGGAACGAAAGGAGCTTCTCGAGAAGAAGCGGCTTCTCACGGAACTCGTCGACCGCTACCGCGAGCGCATCGACGACATCGAGAAGAACCGGGGCGAGCTCGAGGAGCGAGCGAGGCGGGAAGCGCTCGACATCGTCTCCGGGACGAGGCGCGAGATGGAGCGGCTCGTGCGCGAGATCCGCTCATCGGGGGCGGAGAAGACGGTGATCCGCCGGACGCGCGAGAGGATCGGCGAGCGCCGGAAAACCTTCGAGGGCAGGACGCGTCCGCGCGAGCGGCGGGGGACCCTCTCGCCCGGAGAAGTGGTCGAGGGGATGACGGTCGGCATCATCTCCATCGGCAAGACGGGCCGGGTCGTCTCCGCGCCCGACCGGGGCCGCGTCCTCGTGGAACTCGACGGCGGGATCCGCGTAGAAACGAAGGCGAGCGATCTCGAACGGGGACCCGCCGAAACGCAGGCCGGCCGGCGGCGCGGCACCGTCTCCTGGTCGGCCGGCCCGGACGGGCCGGTGGAGACGGAACTGATGATCCGGGGTCTTGAGCGCGCCGAAGCGCTCGAGAAGGTCGACGCGTTCATCGACCGCGCCGTTCTCGCGGGGCTCGGCGAGGTCTCGATCATCCACGGGATCGGGCGGGGCATTCTCAAGCGCGCGGTCTACGACACGCTCAGGGGCGATCCGCGCGTCGCCGGCATCCATCCCGGCGAACCGGCATTCGGCGGCGACGGTGTCGCGGTCGTGAAACTGAAGTAGATGCGATGATACCGGAAAGCGTGATAAACGACATCAGGGAGCGCAGCGACATCGTCCATGTGGTCGGCGCCGTGCTCGATCTCAAGCGCGCGGGGCGCAACTACAAGGCCCTTTG
The DNA window shown above is from Candidatus Krumholzibacteriota bacterium and carries:
- a CDS encoding nucleotide exchange factor GrpE gives rise to the protein MSDKEKHEWIIDGEGSPEERDGDDALAGDAATGASAERDGDTTPAGGGGDGGGEAERTHADGSRAAEKESGHGRVKKAGRAELLDLIQHKNEMLQALEKDAKEIRQEVEKKEDKLLRMAAEFENYRKRTRREWELHQQQANAGLIKDILGVIDDFDRALEAAPDEEDTFTAGVRLIYNGLLDVLRRTGLSEVETAGRVFDPQYHEAMGETATEEVPDGHVAHVIQKGYLFCGELLRPARVIVARKPETA
- the dnaK gene encoding molecular chaperone DnaK translates to MGKVIGIDLGTTNSCVAVIEGNEPTIIPNAEGRRTTPSVVALAKNNERLVGELAKRQAITNPEDTIHSIKRFMGRRFSETTGEIGGVSYRVKDGKNDEILVQIKDKSYRPQEISAMILRAIRQNAEEYLGEPIERAVITVPAYFNDAQRQATKDAGTIAGLDVLRIVNEPTAAAMAYGLDKDAGGKIAIYDLGGGTFDISILEMSGGVYQVKSTSGDTMLGGDDFDRAIMNWIVERFRETEKKDISGDKMAMQRIREAAEKAKCELSQMHETNINLPFIFADDDGPRHLDLVLTRSEMEKLVYPLIQRTVAPCRQAIEDAGLSVTDIDEVILVGGSTRVPAVRRFVKEFFRREPHKGVNPDEVVALGAAIQGGVLSGDVDEIVLLDVTPLSLGIETLGGLMTRLIERNSALPCRRSQIFSTATDNQPAVSIHVLQGEREMARDNRTLARFDLVGMPPAPRGVPQIEVAFDIDEDGIVHVSAKDLGTGKEQKIEVKVSSGLSRDEIERMVQEAEDNAVEDDRKRSAAKVRNEAEVLVYSTEQTLEEHGSNIPDEDRETILLSLKELQELMRDETADLVEIRRATGNLSAAVYKIAELMYHSSSMGEFAVDD
- the lepB gene encoding signal peptidase I gives rise to the protein MSYESKRPKKSKLREYVEIVVTAVLLALVVRAFVIQSYHIPSESMEDTLLKGDFLFANKFIFGAKVPFVDWRLPAVRDPRPGDIVIFKFPGDGRTDYIKRCVAVAGQTVEVREKKLFVDGVEQDEAYAKFIEGTRPRRDYKKYTVPEGHVFVMGDNRDNSYDSRFWGPLDMKNLRGKAMFLYFSIDYNRHWVRFGRIGRIIR
- a CDS encoding CvpA family protein; protein product: MQTVVDVSIAAIVAILAISGARRGLIRQVLQIVGIVAAFICAVYFAHVIVTWIESRFGAPNAIARVAAAVIVFAAVVLLFHLLGVLLQKIARISMLGWLDRTGGALLGAVKGLLLASLLLVVLLDLPLPLPDDFRSEIEADPVVQVVHPVLPVLFDAVMSRTPARIDFRKAVGGGSIARPGPPTRGLNLPVTAR
- the dnaJ gene encoding molecular chaperone DnaJ produces the protein MAKRDYYEILGVGREASTDEIKKAYRKLALKYHPDKNPGDKAAEEKFKEATEAYEVLRDKEQRARYDQFGHAGMAGAGQQYGFSGGFDISDALRAFMRDFGGLGFEDFLGGMGGGRRRGQRVFRGKDLKITLDLDLREVAGGITKKIKVKRLVACERCGGSGARDAGGRQTCPTCGGSGEQRRIARSLFGQVVNVTACPTCNGEGTVIKDPCPDCLGEGRVRKGKSVEVKIPAGVTTGNYLTLEGLGDVGPRGGPPGDLVVFIQETEDDVFERHGYDILCDMPVSFAQLALGAKVEIPTLDGKAVLTIPPGTHSHKILRLKGKGIGRLHARGKGDQLVRLVAWTPQKIGAEERSAFEELDRVVRDKPPTCGRRIYEP
- a CDS encoding GatB/YqeY domain-containing protein, giving the protein MEANVIAHRLQEDLKAAVKARDKARTSALRMLISALKNAELEEREALSVDQEIAVLSSYARRCRESIASFEKGGRDDLVLETNTELAIVMGYLPEQADEEEIRAEAKRIIGEIGASSPKDMGRVMGPLMKKFKGRSDGGVVRVIVGELLSGDR
- a CDS encoding 16S rRNA (uracil(1498)-N(3))-methyltransferase, producing MSRTRRFFLPEALPDTGRLRLEGEEHRHLARVLRLRPGSEVAVVDGRGGLFEAVVDLIDRTGTELSVTRFERVPAPPAVDLALPLIRTSRLEIAVEKCAEIGVRWIVPYRASRVAWRGGEKEETRVRERIGRKLVAALKQSGGAWLPGVAPVADAAELAGQVGQYGAALLAGPGGVAPSEAVAGGIAVPAIGIVGPEGGFEPAEETLFREAGALRVSLGDSVLRAETAAICLLFLMHCAWR
- a CDS encoding Smr/MutS family protein, translated to MKTPPAFDPTEFRHAAGKLDFGQLLEVVAAGAVAERSRDEICNSLPLDSPEAVERSQDGIVAFAALAEAGETAPIGGWRDTRPILEGIVAPGTIVGAEELVSVARGERTAAAVADFLSAHAAELPAGDAFAQRYRFEREIVRRIERAIGPDLEVLDAASRDLARIRRDTVALRARLRRAAAGVVAEHGRGRGEEFVTLRGDRYVLALPRAEAGRVRGIVHQESGSGASLYIEPLSFVEENNQVESLVQEERREIERVLRELTSLVREARTQLLFNQEMLGTVDVLSAKAAFARRYRCVKPVHSANGEMRLFEARHPLLERAFSLEGGDRRVSPLEIGCDAALRVLVVSGPNAGGKTVALKTVGLLVLMDRAGLPLPCREGSILPWYRDLFVDIGDDQSIEMSLSTFSSRIGRMKRILELADRDDLVLVDEIGDGTDPEEGGAIAEAMLERLADAAGRTIVTTHLGRLKGWAHETGGAANASLEFDDKRLEPLFRFRMGVPGRSWGIEMAGRMGLPVDVIESAKKRMSEENLRLEELLADLERMERVIGEERKELLEKKRLLTELVDRYRERIDDIEKNRGELEERARREALDIVSGTRREMERLVREIRSSGAEKTVIRRTRERIGERRKTFEGRTRPRERRGTLSPGEVVEGMTVGIISIGKTGRVVSAPDRGRVLVELDGGIRVETKASDLERGPAETQAGRRRGTVSWSAGPDGPVETELMIRGLERAEALEKVDAFIDRAVLAGLGEVSIIHGIGRGILKRAVYDTLRGDPRVAGIHPGEPAFGGDGVAVVKLK
- the hrcA gene encoding heat-inducible transcription repressor HrcA, whose translation is MAPVVLTTYELELLKQTVDLYIETGRPVSSRMLRDVYGLGVSTAKIRKSLYELERKGFLLKPHVSAGRVPSDTGYRLYVDGLDRYAPLTRKVIAEIRRRIGQDCCDVKDVLTRTSVLLGDLTSYMGIILGIFPHGNVVEHLRIVQLDGPGGLVLLRLAPDRERRLFVRFSKRHSPWVIERAAQMINERIAGCSLDTAARRIADLLRDSAGADREIAGVLFARSDELFDQAFDLTYSFKGLERPEHPPELHDPQILRTLVRLMGERRFMIDLMRNRLAHEVMVTIGHENGQDGLDDFSVVTRRFRTGEFDGLIGVLGPTRMSYAHVLALLDRLRGELHRLA